From a region of the Streptomyces sp. B21-083 genome:
- a CDS encoding ThuA domain-containing protein, producing MRSTGRTGWTRRTGLSVTAVVGTALLLGGVPTPAASTPAPRHADRVLVFSKTAAFRHDSIPDGVTALKELGASAGFRVDATEDATAFTPKNLRRYAAVVFLSTTGDVLTDRQQASFESYIHHGGGYVGIHAAADTEYDWAFYGGLVGAYFQGHPAIQPARMKVEDRAHPATSTLNADWNRTDEWYNYRSNPRSSVHVLASLDESSYTGGTMNGDHPIAWCHNYAGGRSFYTGVGHLSSAYTEPALRQHLLGGLRWATGKAQADCRPENGYQPLFDSTSREGWKQAGPGTFTVSDDGTLTSSGGMGLLWYAERSFRAYSLKLDWKARGDDNSGVFVGFPPSDDPWSAVDKGYEIQIDATDTADRTTGAVYGFRSADLRKRDRALNPPGEWNTYEIRVEGERLRVWLNGVRINDFTNTDPARSLRDGHIGIQNHGADDQVSFRDIRIKELPVNVPVSPATTGD from the coding sequence ATGCGATCAACAGGAAGAACAGGATGGACCCGGCGAACAGGGCTGTCTGTCACCGCTGTTGTGGGTACGGCACTTCTCCTCGGCGGCGTGCCGACCCCGGCAGCCTCCACGCCCGCACCACGGCACGCCGACCGGGTACTGGTCTTCTCCAAGACGGCCGCCTTCCGGCACGACTCCATCCCCGACGGCGTCACAGCACTCAAGGAACTCGGCGCGAGCGCCGGCTTCAGGGTCGACGCGACGGAGGACGCGACGGCGTTCACCCCGAAGAACCTCCGCCGGTACGCGGCTGTCGTCTTCCTCTCGACGACCGGTGACGTACTGACGGACCGTCAACAGGCGTCCTTCGAAAGCTACATCCACCACGGCGGCGGCTATGTGGGCATCCACGCGGCAGCCGACACGGAGTACGACTGGGCGTTCTACGGCGGCCTGGTCGGCGCCTACTTCCAGGGGCACCCGGCGATCCAGCCGGCCCGGATGAAGGTGGAGGACCGCGCCCACCCGGCGACCTCGACCCTGAACGCGGACTGGAACCGTACCGACGAGTGGTACAACTACCGCTCCAACCCCCGGAGTTCGGTGCACGTCCTGGCCTCCCTCGACGAGTCGTCGTACACCGGCGGCACGATGAACGGCGACCACCCGATCGCCTGGTGCCACAACTACGCGGGCGGACGCTCCTTCTACACCGGCGTCGGCCACCTGTCGTCCGCGTACACCGAACCGGCGCTCAGACAGCACCTGTTGGGCGGCCTGCGCTGGGCCACCGGCAAAGCCCAGGCGGACTGCCGGCCGGAGAACGGCTACCAGCCGCTCTTCGACAGCACCTCGCGGGAAGGATGGAAACAGGCGGGCCCGGGCACCTTCACCGTCTCCGACGACGGCACGCTGACGTCGTCCGGCGGCATGGGCCTGCTCTGGTACGCCGAACGGAGCTTCCGCGCCTACTCGCTGAAGCTGGACTGGAAGGCCCGAGGAGACGACAACTCCGGTGTGTTCGTGGGCTTCCCGCCCTCGGACGACCCGTGGTCGGCAGTCGACAAGGGCTACGAGATCCAGATCGACGCGACCGACACCGCCGACCGCACCACCGGGGCCGTGTACGGCTTCCGCTCTGCCGACCTGAGGAAGCGCGACCGTGCGCTGAATCCGCCGGGGGAGTGGAACACGTACGAGATCCGCGTGGAGGGCGAACGACTCCGCGTCTGGCTCAACGGCGTGCGGATCAACGATTTCACCAACACCGATCCCGCCCGCAGCCTGCGGGACGGTCACATCGGCATCCAGAACCACGGAGCCGACGACCAGGTGTCCTTCCGTGACATCCGGATCAAGGAACTGCCCGTGAACGTGCCGGTGAGCCCGGCCACCACGGGCGACTGA